The Dromaius novaehollandiae isolate bDroNov1 chromosome 5, bDroNov1.hap1, whole genome shotgun sequence genome window below encodes:
- the INAFM2 gene encoding putative transmembrane protein INAFM2: MKEKEAGAERGKPATYTGDKKARMAAKTNKKWVRLATVLAYVLSVSLAAIVLAVYYSLIWQPVRGGSGPASQPHAAAAPPPPPGPAASDGPRPAAASQPPGAAGPTREALPAPPRTGPDPGLADTDPPAASAPPPGAEAGAAALRRLHGSR; this comes from the coding sequence ATGAAGGAGAAGGAggcgggggcggagcggggcaaGCCCGCCACTTACACCGGGGACAAGAAGGCGCGCATGGCGGCCAAGACCAACAAGAAGTGGGTGCGCCTGGCCACCGTGCTGGCCTACGTGCTCTCCGTCTCGCTCGCCGCCATCGTGCTCGCCGTCTACTACAGCCTCATCTGGCAGCCGGtgcgcggcggctccggccccgcctcgcagccccacgccgccgcggcgccgccgccgccgccgggccctgcGGCCAGCGACGGACCTCGGCCCGCCGCGGCCTcgcagccccccggcgcggccggacCCACGCGGGAGGCtctgccggcgccgccgcggaCGGGCCCCGACCCCGGCCTCGCCGACACGGACCCCCCGGccgcctcggcgccgccgcccggggccgaggcgggcgccgccgcgctgcgccggctGCACGGCAGCCGCTGA